CTTCAGAACCAAAAGCACCAAAAGCGGAAGAGCCAGCTGTAGCACCGAAAGCAGAGGAGCCAGCAGCGTCATCACCAAAAGCCGAGAAACCAGTGGTTTCAGCACCAAAAGCAGAGGAAGCAGTGACACCAGCACCTAAGGTAGAGAAACCTGTGTTATCAACACCAAAAGCAGAGGAACCTGTGGTACCAGCACCAAAAGCGGAGGAACCAACGCCATCAGTGACAAAAGCAGAGAAACCAGCGACACCATCACCGAAAGCCGAGAAACCAGTGGTACCAGCACCAAAAGCGGAAGAGCCAGCAACGTCAGCACCGAAAGCAGAGAAACCAGCGTCTCCGGCGCCAAAAGCAGAGGAACCAGTAGCTCCAGCACCGAAAGCCGAGAAACCAGTGGTTCCAGCACCAAAAGCAGAAGAGCCAGCGACACCAGCGCCAAAAGCAGAGAAACCTGTGGTTTCATCACCAAAAGCAGAGGGACCAGCAGCTCCAGCACCAAAAGCGGAAAAACCAGTGGTACCAGCACCAAAAGCAGAGAAACCAGTGGTACCAGCACCAAAAGCAGAAGAGCCAACGACACCAGCACCAAAAGCGGAAGAGCCAGCAACGTCAGCACCGAAAGCAGAGAAACCAGCGTCTCCGGCGCCAAAAGCAGAGGAACCAGTAGCTCCAGCACCTAAGGTAGAGAAACCTGTGGTTTCAACACCAAAAGCGGAAGAGCCATCAGCTCCAGCACCAAAAGCAGAGGCACCAGCGGCACCAGCACCAAAAGCAGAAGAGCCAACGACACCAGCACCAAAAGCGGAAGAACCAACAGCTCCAGCACCAAAAGCAGAAGAACCAACGACTCCGACACCAAAAGCAGAGGCACCAGCGTCTTCAGCACCAAAAGTGGAAGAGCCAGCTGCAACACCAAAAGATGATACTCCGTCTGAAGAAGTAGCACCTAAAGATGAAAAACTTGAGGAAGCCAAAAAAGATGGAAAAGAAATTATTGAAAAAATTGCAGCTTCAAAACATAGTGAAATAGAAAAAGTTAAAGATGAAGCAGAAAAAGCTAAGTTAGAAGCTAAATTAAAAGAATTAAAAGAAGCAGGATTAGAAGCGATAAATAATGCTAAAAATCATGATGCAGCTGTAGATGCTACGGATGAATATCAAACTAAAATTGATGAAATTAATGTTCCAGGTGAAGAATTACCAGCACCAAACTATAATAAAGAAAATTTAACAAATGGCCGTAATGAAGGTACTACTATTGACAATGGAAGTACAGCAATAGGTCATGGGTCAGGTGAAGCTACATCAACAACTCCGACACAGCCTGCCACTGAAGAAAGACCAACTTCACCAGCAACTTCAACACAACCTGCTTCAACTTCAGAGGGAACTTCTAGTTTCAGAAATGCTCCTCAAGTTCAAGTTAGAGCAAGAAGAGTAGCACGTGCGGCAAATCAACCAGAAGGTACGGTAAACATAAGTTATAATTATGATGGAATGCCAGATATTAATGGATTTTTATCTGATCCAGGAGAAAATAATACAGTAGCTATTTCAAATTCAGCAACTGAAGATGAAGTGAAAGAATTAGTTAAAGCAAAAATTCAAGCTAAGGCTCAAGAATTAGCTAAACATGGATATAAAGTAAAAGAAGAAATAGTATTTGAGCAAGATACTAATGTGAAGAACTTTAATTATGTAGTTACTTTCACTAAAGAGAAAACAGGAACTACAGGCTTCAGAATCGCTCCAGAAGTTCAAGTTAGAACTAAAAAAGTTGTAAAAAGAGATTTATCTAATAAAACTAAAAAAATAAACATCTATTATAATCTAACAGCTCTTAAAGATATTGCGGGGGCATTAGGAGAATTAGGTGGAGAGAATATGCTTACTTTCCCTGGCAATACACCTAAAGAAGAATTAAAACGAGCTATTGAAGAAAAAACAAAAGCCCAAATTGAAAAATTGAAAAAACAAGGTTTTAAAGTTGTTTCAACTACTGACTTAGATCAAATCGTTGAAGGTGGAGATAGCTATGATTATGTTGTAGAATTCACAAAAGAATCTAAATCTGCATCAGCTAATAATTCAGGTTTTAGAAAAGCACCTGCAACACAAAGAAGGGCAAAAAGATCAACAGAAGCACAAGAAAATGTAAATATTAATATTTACTTTAACTTAAAAACTTTACCAGGAATAGCTGGAGCATTAGATGTAGATGGAGATACTACTATACAACTTTCAAAAGATGCTAGTAAAGAACAAGTAAAAGAAGCTATAAAAGAAAAAATTGCTAAAGTAGAAAAACGCGGTTATAAAGTTAGTGATTTCTACTTCGGAGCAAAAACAGAACAGGGTTATGATTTCGTTGTAGAATTTAAAAAATAACCTAAAATAATACTGACCTCATTTTAGATAATAAATCTAACTTGAGGTCAGCTTTTTTATATTTTATTCTTCTTCAGTTTCACGAGGGAAAATCATAGATTCGCTGAAGTTTAAGTCGCGAAGAGCGGTGTAAGAATCTTCTAGAGAAATATAATTCAATTTCCTCATCGTTAATATTCTGTATTTTAAAAGTCGAACTGCTTCCATTTGAAGTTCTTTAAGTTCTTCTTCAAAATCGATATCTTCTAAAAATACTTCAAACAAGGTGAATGAGTAGTATCTATATACATCTTTAACGAATTCTGCAGTATCTTCATCTGAACACTTTTCATCAATAACCTTATAAGCTATATCAAGAAGTGCGTTTCTTACTGTAGGAGAACAATCTATGATAGCTTGAATTTGACTAGAAGAAGCTTCAGCTCTTTGTTTAATTTCATCTAATTTATTGACGAAGTTTACTTTTCTTCTTTTTGGAACTTTTTCTTTAAGTTTCTCATAAAATTCTGGAGTTAAATCTTTAGCTACGAAATGACGAGTTAAACGACGTTTTAGACTAGATTCTTTTATATATATTCTCAAATTAAGAAGTAAACTTTTTGGTATTGAATAAGTAAATAGGAAAGATTTTCTAAGTTGCATAATTTTAGAAATTTCCAATATTTGCTCAATGTTAGGGTTGCCTTTAAGTATTTCAGGGAGAGCTTTATCTTGTGCTTTCATAATTTTTTTGTGTAATGACAATGCTTCATTTGTATTCTTGAACTTTCCAGTTTGCATGTTTCTGAAGTATGCTTTCATTTCGTGTAAACTTTTTATTTCAAAAGCATAAGCAACTTTTTCTTCGATAGAATTCTTAGAAATATCACGTTCTTTTAGTTCTTCAAGTGTTCCTTCTAGGATTTTTTCACGAAGAGAGTACTGAGTATATTCTTTTTCTTCATCTTCTCCTTTAACAACAAGTGGAAGAGCGAGTGTACCGATAACAATACTTAGTAACACGACATTACTCGCAATGAATAAGATGGTATTTCTAAGTGGGAAGCTTTCTCCAGTTGCTGTTATAACTGGAATCATAAGCGCAGTAGCAAGTGTTACTGTCCCATGAATACCACATAAACTAGCAATTAAAGAGTAACTAAATCTAGAGTAGTTATCTTTGTCGAATTTTCTATTTAATATTATTTTTGCTGTTTTTCTAGCAGTCGTAAAATGGTGAGGTTGGAATGATATGTAGTTGAAATATACAAAGACCAATCTGACTATCATTAGACCTAAAACAATAACTAATGAAATAATGAATCCATATACAATATCAATCTCCCTGTTGTTAAACATTGTATGATATATCTCTGGAAGCAAATATCCTAAAAATGTAAATACGAAGCCATTTAGTACATAACTTGCTATTTGTTGAGTACTATCTATAGTTACTGCAGCATCACTACTTACAACAGTAAGTAAGTGAAGTTTTCTTTGGTAGTTATAAACTAAAGCAGTAATAACAACAGCAACGATACCAGATACGCCGATATGTTCAGCAAAATAAAAGACAATTATTGGTGTTATTAATTGAAAAATAACTAAAATATTAGATTCATCAGCAAATTTTGTTGAGAATATAAACTTAATATAAGAGAATGCTATCCCAATAATAAGTCCAAAGACTGCTCCACCTCCTGCAACTACTAAAAATTTATAACTAGCATTTGTGACAGAAAATGTATTAGTAAGAACGGCTGCCAGAGCTATATTAAATGATACAAGACCAGAAGCATCATTCAGAAGCGACTCACCTTCTAATATAGCCATAAGGCCTTTAGGTAACTTCATTCCTTTAGTTATTGATTTAACAGCAACAGCATCTGTAGGTGATAGGATAGCGGCTAAAACAAAACATGCTGCCCATGGAATCATTGGAAGTAATAAATGAATTATGCTACCGACAATAATTACCGTCACAAGAACTAAAAATATTGCCATATATATAATTGGACGTTTGTATAGCCAGATATTCTTTAAGGACGAGTTGAAACCGTCAGTAAATAATAGGGGAGCGATAACTAACATCATAAACATTTCTGATTCAAACTCAAAATGAAGTGGGAGGTTAGGAATAAATGTTACCGCAGCACCAAGTATTATTTGGAATAAAGCTGCTGGAATACGTGGAAAAAGATTATTTAAAAATGAACCAAGTATTACAATTATGACAAATATACCTAGGGTAGTTAGTATTTCCATAGAAAACTCCTTTGTAATTATTTTATTATTTATTTGTACAAATATATTTTACAATTATTTAATATTAAAATCAACGATTATACAATCTGAAAGAAATTAATAATGAATATTGTAAAACAATAATTTTAATAGTTTTAGAAGATGTGTTATTTGTTATTTTTTAGAGTTTAAGTAAGGGCTTCAGTACACGTAAATAGACGTCAAAATATTGATTTTAAATGATTTTTGATTTTTTGAAACTCATTACATCGCGCTATAAATCAATAAAAATTCTACCTTTTTTAGATAAATATATCAGTTGAATATTGAAGTTAAGCCCTGCTATCATTTCGATGGCAGGACTTTTTAATATTTGGTACACTAACTCTTATCTATATTTTGGTGAAGTTGAAGTTGACATCTACAAAGTTTAATGTTAGAATATATTCAAAAATATATTTGAATGAGGTGTTTTATGATTCAAAATGTTGTTACTTCAATAATCCTGTATTCTGGGACAGCCGTAGACTTACTTATTATCCTAATGTTATTTTTTGCCAAAAGAAAAAGCAGAAAAGACATCATTAACATCTATTTAGGACAATTTCTAGGCTCTGTTAGTCTAATATTGCTAAGTTTGCTTTTTGCATCTGTCTTACATTATATTCCTAGTAAAGAGATTTTAGGTTTGCTCGGTTTGATTCCAATTTTCTTAGGTCTCAAAGTTTTGCTTTTAGGAGATTCTGATGGAGAAGCTATTGCCAAAGAAGGGTTGCGCAAAGATAATAAAAACCTGATTTTTCTAGTCGCGATGATTACTTTTGCAAGTTGCGGTGCCAACAATATTGGTATCTTTGTCCCATATTTTACTACATTAAATTTAGCGGATTTGATAGTGGCTTTACTTACATTTCTAGTCATGATTTATCTCTTGGTTTTTTCTGCCCAAAAGTTGGCACAACTCCCATCTGTTGGAGAAACTTTGGAAAAATATAGCAGATGGTTTATTGCCGTTGTTTATTTAGGATTGGGGATATATATCCTGATTGAAAATAACAGTTTTAACATGCTATGGACTATGTTAGGATAGGAGAAAATATTATGAAAAAAGATAGTATCTGCCAAGTGAATATTATAAATCAACAAAATGTTACAACTGCAATGAACTACCTTGAAAAGGAAAAAGTCCAAAAATCACTTCGTATTTTAACAAAGTTTACCGATAATAAACAGATAAATATCATCTTTTATCTTCTTGCTGTTGAAGAACTCTGTGTCTGTGATATAGCCTGTCTACTAGATCTAAGTATGGCATCTGCATCCCACCATCTTCGTAAACTAGCCAATGAAAACATCTTGGACACTAGAAGAGAGGGGAAAATTATATATTATTTTATAAAAGATGAGGAAATCAGAGATTTTTTTAATCAACTAGGATAACAACTATTTTTACTACTTTACCATGATTATATATAGGACTTATCTATGAAATTTTTTGATGAAATTTACTCACAAGAAATACCTACTCGTATCATGTTGATACTGTCAATAAGTATGTGTAAACACTCAAGTAGAGTTACGGAGTATTAATCAAATAAGCTTTCTAGTGTGTCATAATATTGGCCAAATCCTTTATGGATTCGTTGACTTTGCTTGAAATTATAATCTTCAAACAAAGTAACTAAGTAACGTTCTAGAGACTTCTCGTTAGGAAAAAAAACTTCTTTTTCGTTTGACGTTTGATAAGAGACTCAATTAGGTTTGTCGAATAAATGCTGTGCCAAATCTGGTAGTGAAACTGATAATATGCACTATTATAACCTATTTGTACATTTTTATTTTATCATTTTCAATTAGTAAGTCTAGGATCACCAGATTATGGTTTCCATTTGTTCCGACACACTCATGATTCAATGTTGCTTAATGCAGGCACAAATTGGAAAGAACTCCAAGTTAGAATGAGGCATAAGTCAATGTCAACTACTATGGATACTTACGCAGAGTTAGCACCTCAAAGAAAGCTAGAAACAGTCAGCATTTATTTAGATAAGATTGCTAAATTAACTTATTAACTACTCTAGTTTTCGCTCTACCTTTTGAAAGCTAAATTCTCATAAACGTTGATATAACAGTATTTAAAGGTTTCTGAAATAACATTAACAACCTTTACAGATATAAAATTATCGCTATATCAAAATATTAATATTCTGATATAGCGATTAATTTCAAATTTTTCATATTATTAACTTTATTAATTACCAACTAATTACTTTTCCATCTTCTATTTTAATATCAGCATCATAAAGTTTGTTTAGAAGCTCTTCATCAAAGAAGTTCTCAGCTTTATCATTCTTTATAACTTTTCCATCAAGAAGAGCAATAATATTATCACTGTATGCTAGTGCTTGATTTATATCATGTAGCACCATGATAATAGTAATTCCTAGAGATTTATTAAGATCTCTAACGAGTTGCATTATAGATTTTTGGTATTTTATATCAAGGAAAGTAGTAGGCTCGTCTAGTATAATAATATCCGTACTTTGTGCTAATGCCATTGCGATGTAAACACGTTGAAGTTGACCACCTGATAACTCATCTACACGTTTATCTCTATAGGCTTTTAGATTAGTTTTTTCAAGAGCAAATTCAATTTTTTCAACATCACTAGCGTTAGGTTTATAAAAGAAAATATTTTGATAAGGAAGTCGAGCGAAACTAACCATATCATAAACAGTAATTTCTCTTGGAGTTTCATTTTTTTGATAAACAATTGCAAGAATACTCGCAAGTTCTTTTAATGAATATGAATTCAGTTCCTTACCTTCAATTTTTATACTTCCAGAATTATAGTTTAAATTTTTTGCTAATATTTTTATAAGTGTACTTTTACCACAACCATTTTTACCAAGTAGGGTAGTAATTTTACCTTTTTCAATATCTACATTAAGATTTTCGAAAAGAGCATTTTTATTATTGTACTTAAACGTAAGGTTATTAATCTCTATAATATTTTCCATTAACTTACTCCTTTCTTAACCAAAATAATAAATGCAGGTCCACCGATAATCATCATTATTAAATCAGCAGGTATTTCAATTGGTGCGAAAATAACACGACCGATTGTATCGAATAATAGTAGAATAAATGCTCCAAGTAAAGCACTAAATGGAATAGTATAAATATGATTTCTTCCAATTATTATCTTAGCGATATGAGGTGTAATAAGAGCTAAGAAGACCATAACACCAGCTACCGCTGTAGAAACAGAAGCAAGAGCTACCGCAACAAATGAAATTAATAAACGAATCACATTAATATTAATTCCTAGTGAACTAATAATATTATCATCTAAGGCGAAGATATTACATAGTTTTGCTAAGAAGAAACTGATAATTAGTAATACAGGAATCCAACTTAGTAATAACGAAACATCATCCCAGTTTTTAGTTCCCAAACCAACAGTTTTGAATGTAGATGACGTAGTAGAGTTAGCTGCATTCAAGTACTGTATAGAACTCAGTATTCCTGTGAAGAAATAACTTATCGCAATACCGATTAAAATAATTTTAACATTGTTTTTTGTTCTACCAGCTAAGTAATAAATGATTAAGAAACCAAGGACACCACCGATGATAGAAAATACAGACTTAAATATCATAAATTGTGGAAATATTCCTAATCCTAAGTATAAAAATAGGTTGGCTCCACTAGAAACACCAATAATACTAGGATCGACAAGCGGGTTCTTTAATACTGTTTGTAATAATAAACCACTAACTCCAAGAGCAGCACCAACCAAAATAGTGATGATAATTCTTGGGAAACGAACGTCGATAATGGCATTAACATTAGCATATTCACCGGTAAAAATACCAACAGCTAATTGCCCGACACTAGCTTTTATACTACCACTGTTCGCTGCAAAAAATATTGTACTTAATAAGAGTAAAATAAGAACAGAAAAAGTGATTGCTTTTTTGTTTTTAAACATTAAGAACCTCCTTATATAGTTTATATGTTTAGTATATCATATGTTGTTTTTAATTTGAATTATATAAAAAGGGAGTGACTCAAAAATCGTGATTTCGTAGAAATCGATTTTGTCGAGTCACCCCCGCACAGTTTATTAGATATCTAAAAAGCTTTCATAAAGCGAATTTAGATATCAATAAACCACTGCGTCTATGAGTCCTCATATGAACCATGTTAAATTTTAGGACTTTTAAGTATTAGTTACTATAGAAAATACTGTATAGACTTTCTAATCCTTTTTGGTAATCGTATGTAGCTGTCATACCAAACATTGAGCTATCTAAATCGACAACTTTATTATTTTTTACCGCATCAAAGTGAGACCAACTCTTATTGTTTTCAAATTCTTTTTTAAACATTTCATTTACATTATCAGGCATAGCATGAGCAGTACGTAAAATAAAGTCTGGTTTATCATTTAAAGCAGTTTCTATGTTTAGATTTTTAAACTCTTCAGTACCTTTAATGATATTTTCACCACCGGCTAATTTTACAAGGTTACCAACATAAGATTTCTCTGTAGCAGCTAAGTAACTTCCCGGTAAGCCCATAAGAACAAGAACTTTTGGTTTCTTCTTATTAGCAATTTTTTCATTGAATTTAGCGAAGAACTCATCATGTTCTTTTTTTAATTCTTTGAATTTTTCTGTTTTACCAAATTCTTTTGCAAGATTTTCTGTTACTGTATATAATCCGTTAACACTACGAACATCTACAAATTTATAAGGTATTTTATTTTTTTCGAATCCTTCTTTTATCCAGTCTTGTAAACTATCTGGAGCATATACGATAGAAGGATTAATAGATTTGATAACTTCCATATTTGGATTCATAGGAAGCCCAATTTGAACAGTATTATCATATCTTTTAGGCATACGACCTAATTTTGTAGTAGGGACACCTGCTAATTTGATATCAAGAACATTAGCAATTTGAGCTAGAGCTACAGAGTCCATTACTACACGTTTTCCATTTTCTTCTTCAGATTTTTTGTCTTTATTTACACCAGTTAGGTCTATCGTTTCATTAAATGCTTTATCAGCTAAATTAGGATCAGTTCCAGTTGTGTTACCAGCTTTATTTTGTGATGAACAAGCAGTAAGTACTAAGATACTAGCCAGAAGTAGTGTAAATAGTAGGGATAGTTTTCTTTTCATGAATTATCTCCTAATTATTTTTTCTTTTTTTAAGAGCAAAGAAAGCTCCGGCAACTATTACAAGAACTCCGATACCTCCGCCAACATAGTAAGGTACGTAGTTTGTTTCTTTAATAGCTTCCATATCTAAACCATCATTTCCGTTTTTAATAGTATCAGTATTAACTTCTACGAAATAACGAACAGGACGATTCATAGGTTCTACATACATTTGTACCATAGCTAAGAAGTTTTCATTTGGTACTTCGAATCTATAGTCAACATAGCTATCTTTATATTGTTCAATGTTAACTTTTGTTTCAGTAGCAGCAACTTGTTTGAATTCTCCATCTTTTTGAAGAACTTTAATGAAAGGACCTTGTTCTTTACTACGTTGAACCCAATTCATTAGGTGAACACGCACAGTTGCGTATAATTTACCATCTTTTGTACGTTGAAGCATAGCTTTAGACCAACGTTTTTCACCATTAGATTTTTGATTTTTAAGAGCCTCATTAAGGTCTCCACCTGCGTTAATAGGTGAGATAACTCCTTGTACCATACCTTCACCGATAGCTGTATTTTTAGTACCACCATCAGCTGTAACTCCAGTAAGAGGGTTTAGATATGAACCTGTGATATCAAGGTTATAAAGACCAGGATTTTTTGTTTTTTGATCATCTTTGAAGTAATCTTCTAATTTTTTAGCAACAAATCCTTCTGGTGCTTTATTTTCATCTTTTTTATCTTTGTTTTCTTCTTCTTTTTTCTTATCTTCAGCTTTTTTCTCTTTGTCTTTAGAAGAATCTTCAGAACCAGATACTAGGTTAGCTGTTGACCAGTTAAATTTAATAATAGCATTTTGTGATGCATCTCCACCCATAATTTGGTTCATGGCATCAACGGCAACTCTAACACCGACTTTGTCAGGTTTAGCTTCACCAAAATTAAAGCTTAGAGTTCCTGGATATGTACTAGTACCACCATCTAAGTTAGTATCGTTATAAGTACTTGTTACTGAAGCTGCAGTTAGACTACCAGAAAAAATTGGAGATGAGTAGATGCTAAGTGATAATAAGTGACCGTGCATATTACTGAAATCCATCGGAGTGAATTGTATAGAAATAGTAGAGGTGTTATTATCATGAACATTTACAGTAGCATGTGTAGCTAGAGCATTATTTCCCATAGAAAGACGACCACTGTTTTCAGAGTGCCACAGCTCTACAGGAACGCTATATACTCTATCAGCCGCGTGTACAGTTTTAACGAAAGGTACATTACTAGATGTAATGATAAATGTTAATGTAGCAATAACTATCGTTAACAGTTTTAAAACTCGTTTCATTATAAAAACTCACTTTCTTTTATATTATTTAGTTTTTAATAAGAGGGAGTGACTCAAAAATCGTGATTTCGGAGAAATCGATTTTGTCGAGTCACCCCCGCACAGTTTATTAGATATCTAAAAAGCTTTTATAAAGTGAATTTAGATATCAATAAACCACTGCGTCTATGAGGTATCATATACACTTTTTTAAAATTTAGGACTTTTGGGTAAATTTTTACGGAATCGATAATAGTAAGCTAATTTAGCGGATATTATCTTATTACTTTTGTTTTCTTCTACCAACAAGAACTGCACTTATTAAAGTAAGAGCTCCTGCAAGGATTGATGAAGATGTTTCTAAACCAGTGTTAGAAAGTCTACCGTTGTTTAGACGTCCACCTTTTGGAGTTAGAGCAGGATTACCGTTAGCACTTGATCCTGGTTGACCACCATCAATAACTGCAGTACCTTGTCTTTCTGTGGCATTAGACCAGTTTAGGTTAAGAATAGCATCTTTCTTACCAGCACCCGGCATAATGCTTTCCATTGTTGGAACGAATACAGAAACAGGAATGTTAGTTAATTTTTCGTGTGATGTAAAGTGGACTTCCACTTGGTTCATAGCGCCACCTGTGCTATAAACAGGGTATTCAGTTCCATTAACCCAGAAACGAGTAATACCGTCTGTAAGAGTTCCTACTTTAATATTGTGGAAACGAACTTTGTAGTGATATGTATCACCATGTTTGAATACAGTGATTCCATCTAATGCTGCATTCCCCATAGATGCACGACCTGATTCATAAGCGTTTAATAGAGATGCAGTAACGTTATCGAAGTATGTAACTTGTGCTTCAGAACCTTGACCTTGAGGTGCAGCAGGAAGTGGTGTAGTTGGTGTAGAGATTGGTGAAGTAGGTTGATTTCCTGGTTTTCCACCTGGATTAGATGGCTTAGGAGTGTAGCCACTGTTACCTGGTTTTCCACCAGTTATTGGTTGTCCTTGTTGTTCAGTTACACTAGACCAGTCAAATGATAAAGTAGCATTTTGTGTACCACCACCTTGCATGATTTCTTCCATAGCTTGAACAAATACAGAAACAGGAACTGATGATAGTTTTTCAGTTGATGTGAAGTGAACTTCTACTTGATTGTTTGATCCTCCAGTTGGATTAACAGGATATTCAGTACCGTTAACCCAGAACTTAGAAATTCCACCAGTGAAACCTTGAGTTGAAAGGTCGTGGAATCTTACGATGTAGTGATATGTATTTCCTTCTTTATATACAGTTACATTACTATGTTCTAAAGCTGCATCTCCCATAGATTTCTGACCAGGACGATAAGCATTTAGCAGTGAAGCTTTTACTCCTTTATAGTAAGTTGCAGTAGCTGCAGGAGTAGGTTTTGGAGTAGGTGTAGTTACTACAGGTTTAGCTGGTTTAACTGGCTCTGTAGGTTTAGGAGTTTCTACAGGTTTAGCAGTTTCAGTTGGTTTTGTAGTTCCTGAATCCGCAGGTTTACTTGTTGTAGTTTCCGCTGGTTTATTCGAAGGCTGAGTATCTTTTGGTGTTTCAGGTTTTACTGGAGATTCTGTCACAGCAGGTTTAGCTGGTGTAGGTTGAGTATTAGCTACCACTTTTAGTGCATTACTTAAATCAAATTTTAGAATCATTTTTTGAGTTCCAAATGTTTCACCAAAAGAAGCCATAACCGGAACATAAACTTGAGTATAAGTCTCTAATTTATTGTTTGAATCGATCTTATTTTTATCTACACTATAAGAAAGTGTTTTTGGATATGCAGTTCGTT
This is a stretch of genomic DNA from Gemella haemolysans. It encodes these proteins:
- the isdE gene encoding heme ABC transporter substrate-binding protein IsdE — protein: MKRKLSLLFTLLLASILVLTACSSQNKAGNTTGTDPNLADKAFNETIDLTGVNKDKKSEEENGKRVVMDSVALAQIANVLDIKLAGVPTTKLGRMPKRYDNTVQIGLPMNPNMEVIKSINPSIVYAPDSLQDWIKEGFEKNKIPYKFVDVRSVNGLYTVTENLAKEFGKTEKFKELKKEHDEFFAKFNEKIANKKKPKVLVLMGLPGSYLAATEKSYVGNLVKLAGGENIIKGTEEFKNLNIETALNDKPDFILRTAHAMPDNVNEMFKKEFENNKSWSHFDAVKNNKVVDLDSSMFGMTATYDYQKGLESLYSIFYSN
- a CDS encoding heme-binding Shp domain-containing protein, producing the protein MKRVLKLLTIVIATLTFIITSSNVPFVKTVHAADRVYSVPVELWHSENSGRLSMGNNALATHATVNVHDNNTSTISIQFTPMDFSNMHGHLLSLSIYSSPIFSGSLTAASVTSTYNDTNLDGGTSTYPGTLSFNFGEAKPDKVGVRVAVDAMNQIMGGDASQNAIIKFNWSTANLVSGSEDSSKDKEKKAEDKKKEEENKDKKDENKAPEGFVAKKLEDYFKDDQKTKNPGLYNLDITGSYLNPLTGVTADGGTKNTAIGEGMVQGVISPINAGGDLNEALKNQKSNGEKRWSKAMLQRTKDGKLYATVRVHLMNWVQRSKEQGPFIKVLQKDGEFKQVAATETKVNIEQYKDSYVDYRFEVPNENFLAMVQMYVEPMNRPVRYFVEVNTDTIKNGNDGLDMEAIKETNYVPYYVGGGIGVLVIVAGAFFALKKRKNN
- a CDS encoding NEAT domain-containing protein, whose product is MKANKLLKVLSAATIISTLAVVENSTQNNATFAIENNAVGAKDIKNLPDGEYDITVEALKFYGADGEPSMAAAGLDNSKIKLIVQNGQYFVNVSFQPITFGGLNGYLGDLKYYNGPKTHANRNSIQDSEFNPATIVEYYSTSETDNFIETYKKKFPERTAYPKTLSYSVDKNKIDSNNKLETYTQVYVPVMASFGETFGTQKMILKFDLSNALKVVANTQPTPAKPAVTESPVKPETPKDTQPSNKPAETTTSKPADSGTTKPTETAKPVETPKPTEPVKPAKPVVTTPTPKPTPAATATYYKGVKASLLNAYRPGQKSMGDAALEHSNVTVYKEGNTYHYIVRFHDLSTQGFTGGISKFWVNGTEYPVNPTGGSNNQVEVHFTSTEKLSSVPVSVFVQAMEEIMQGGGTQNATLSFDWSSVTEQQGQPITGGKPGNSGYTPKPSNPGGKPGNQPTSPISTPTTPLPAAPQGQGSEAQVTYFDNVTASLLNAYESGRASMGNAALDGITVFKHGDTYHYKVRFHNIKVGTLTDGITRFWVNGTEYPVYSTGGAMNQVEVHFTSHEKLTNIPVSVFVPTMESIMPGAGKKDAILNLNWSNATERQGTAVIDGGQPGSSANGNPALTPKGGRLNNGRLSNTGLETSSSILAGALTLISAVLVGRRKQK